One Aegilops tauschii subsp. strangulata cultivar AL8/78 chromosome 2, Aet v6.0, whole genome shotgun sequence genomic window, TTGCAACAAACTTTATTGCTACAACTATGTTTTGTTGCAATAAAACACAATATTACCACAAATTCTCCAGCTGTTGTAATAGGCCGCACATATTGCCATAACTTAGTTTGGTCACGATAAATACTAACTTTGTTGCAATAGAGGCCTCATATTGCAACAAACTACATCGGCGTTGCAATATAGTAGCAGTATTGCGACAAACAAATTCCGATGCACGAGGGTAGTCCTTTTGTTGTAATAGAGACTAGGTATTTCAACAGAATAACTATTCATGGCAATATTCGGAAATATATTGCAACACCGGCATGACGTTGCATTAGGTACAAATATTGTTGCAAAAAAGTGGCTAACTATTGCAACAAACTGCATCAGCGTTGCAATATGGTAGCGATATTGCGACAAACAAATTCCGTTGCGCGAGGCAGCCATTTTGTTGTAATAGAGACTAGGTATTTCAACAGAATAACTATTTCTGGTAATATTCAGAAAGATATTGCAACATCGACGTGACATTGCATTTGTTACAAGTAAAACAGTGGAAAATATATTATTTGAATTCATAGATATTAAGTTATGATTTTTGCAACCTTTAAGGAGTAATTAAAATATTTTTTAATTGCACCAATTTTAATTGACCAAAAACAGTAGAAAAAGTATATAAATGGGTAGAACACACTTTCTTGATAGGAATACATATTTAATTTGTTAAATTTGGATTTGAAATCACTACAAGGGTACCCCCTATACAACAACACAAATTCCACAACATTTTGACTATATGTTGCAAAATTCAGTGTAAATACACATATAAGCGTTGCAGCTCATGTGCTGCAGAGTTGCAGCTCATGACCATACTGTAGTACATAAGTTGCAACGGAACATGTACATTGCCTGGTATATGTTGCAAATTATATTTGTTATAAGACTGTAAATATACATAATAAAAAGCAAAAAGTAATTATACATGCCTGTACACATAAGGAATTTGGCGCGGAAATATTTGCTATCCTTTCGAGCAAAACCGAATCGCGTGAAGCCCCTCTCTTTTATTCTTGGATACAGATTTATATCAGATCGATCTAGGTTTGTTTCTTTAGGGCTTGATTTTTTTTAGGTGATCCTTAGAGTATATCCATCTAGGTCTCTTCCTCCAACTACGACACAAATGAATAATGGAATCTCCTGTTGTTGTTTTTTTTTCGAGAGAGAAATGGAATCTCTTCTTGTTGAGCGATGGCGGGGTTGGGCCACAGGCAACCGAGACCATTGACTGGGCGTAAGAAAAAGTCCCAGCCCGCTGTAAAAATAAATATCTTTCGACCTGGCGCACAGCCCGCTCCTAACCTCTAGCTGGGCCTCACATCTTAGCTCAATACTTTACTACCGATCGATAAAAGAATACTTCACTACCGATCGATAAAAGAACGCACCGCAGTGAGCTTCCGCGCAGGACGCGCTATttgaatgggccggcccattcggggCGTCACAACAAGCCGCCGTTAAAATAGCAAAAGTAATGACTGATCGAGGAATCGAACTGGGGAGCACACGATCGGGAGTTAAAGTGGTCTACCACTCGAACTACTGCTTGTTGAAGATCACTTGGCCGTGCGAATATTTAAGAACTAAACACAGCGACAAATCAATTCTTTTTTGGAAAAAGAATCTTCCATTGTGGCAGTAGGCAATCCTCCCCTTCCATCTCCTTTTCCGTGCTTCCCTTGCAACCCTGGCGAACCGTGTTCAGGTCTCGAGGGGGAGCAACCCCGGCGACTGGCGCCCTTTGGAATTCCTCATCAGCAATAACAGGAAGTGGTACGGACAATAGAGCAGCGGGAAGGCGGCGACGGATCAATGGAGCAGCAGGAAGGCGGCGACGGATCAATGGAGCAACGGGAAGGCGGCGACGAGGAGGAGTAGGAGCCGAAATCCAGTGAAAAACACGCCTGCCTGCCTATGGAAGGCTTTCTGTGTTTAGTCAATCTACTCAGAATTAATCAATGCCTAAGGAGCCGCCAAAAGGGTTGTCGTCCGATGGCTACATGAATGTGACAAAGTTGGTTTGACAGTAGCCGCCGCTGCCGTGCCTCCTCGCGGAGGAGGCGACGACGGGCGAGGAGTATTAGCGACACATGGTGATCCTCCTCGAGCGGTCTATCATGGACCGTCGCCCGACACCGCACTCACCGCCACACAGTGGAGTCAACGTGGGACCAGCATCACGCCTTGCCACCGCGCCAAGACAAAGACGGCTTCGCCACCTCTACGGCACAATCGCGGATTCCAAATGTAACGCCTCAGGAAGGAGGAGCCAACGTCTCCGCCACTTAGCGGGTACACTCGCATCGCCTGGTTGGCACCATCGCTGTGCATCATCTGGCGCAATAAGATCGTGAAGGAGGAGGTACCCCCGGCAATTGCGAAGGTGCGTGGGTGCCTCCTCCACTGCCTCAATGCCGGCGGCGGATCCTAATAATCGCGGAGCAGCATCATGGCTAAGGAGACGGTGGCCAGACAAGCGACCCGGTGGGAGTGGCGCAATGCGGCATGCCACTTGGCATTTGCGAAGTCCGACGCGACGCCGGCCTGGGTCCTGGCAGATTCTAACCTCACTTAGGCCTGTGCTCGTGACCTATCGTTGGCTAGAGGGAATTGCGAGGTATTGGCCATTGACGGCACACAAAGTGCATGCAATGTGTTCGATGAAATGGCTCAATAAGTCAATGTGAGAAGGAAGAATGTAGGAGAGAGAAATAATGCCACCTGGACAAAGACCGGTCAAAACCAAGCCAAGGCGGCAGTGATACTGGGTCTGCCTAGACAAGGGACAGAACTTGTCCGGTTTCAAGAGTTAAGGGTGTAGGTTGTCTGGTTTTGGAGTTGAGGGACTAAATCTAGACTTCGCTAAGAATTGAGGGACGAAAATTATACTTTTCTCTAATTTATATATATTGAACGTACATCTGTTTGAATGAGTTCCGTCAAGTTTGCATGAATTGTATCTGAATTTGTTTATATTGCGGGCGGACGTTTGGGGGAAGCTCGTATCATTGTGTACCCAAACAAATATTGTGTCCGTTTTAACCGCGGGCGTTTGCGATGACCTTAAACCTCATATGAGTGCAAACGTTGGAAAATGTTGCTTCCGCCTTCATGTCAATGAGAACTAGCTAGTGATCTGGATAACTAGTGATCTtaatttgtactccctccgttcttaaatataagtctttgtagggatttcactatggaccacatacgaATGTATCTAAAtgcattttagagtatagattcattcattttgctccgtatgtgcTCCATAGTGTAATCtctccaaagacttatatttaagaacagagggagtacaaaccTAGAAGAAATACATTCTGTCCAACACAATAAATATATGTAAAGTGCCTGTCACGGGCAAGATGGTATATAATAACAAAACTTATAATTTGTTTCACTCCATATTTTTGGACTCCCTCGTATTTCTATTTTTGTTTCACTCCAATTTTCACTTTCCCTCGCCGTTCTCTTCCTCCCATAGCGACTAATCTGGTCAAAAAATATTTAAATACGCGCGCTACATTACCCTGGCCCCACTCATCATACGAAGCCTGGACGGAGACTAATATCAAACAGATCACGATGAGGTAATTGCGCCAACAATATCGGCAACTTTTCCCCCATATCAACACGGTTTCCTTCATCTCATCTCCAATCTCCACCGAATCCACTCGCTATCACCACCGCGCAGctcctcgcccgccgccgcctaaCTCCCATAGCTGGTGCCGCCATGGTCCTGTGCCCGCAGACCTCTTTGGCTGCCTAGGTCGAGGGCACACCCCGTGCTCTGCCTCTACACAGCGAACCACACCGGAGTCAACTGCGCGGAGAATGTTTCAGGTTGTTCTTTCTCCCGATCTCCTTCCATCGTAGAACATCCCGAAATCCTAGCGTCGTCCATCGGGTGCGGCGGTTGCCCAGCGCGCCCCGCGGTGCCGCCGACGAGGAGTCGTAGTCCTCGATCTCGCCCTCCCCCCTCTCCTCCGCGCCCGCCGACGCGGGCCGCGTTTCCGCGTCCTCGGCTGGGCTACCGGCGGCAGCGATGCGGTGCGCCGTCGGCGCCGGCGGAGTTCCCATCTTCTCCCCTACATCGCAAGCGCAGTGCCGGTCTGCCTACGTCGGGGTTGCTCGCCACATGGCCGACCGGAGGTGGAGCGCTGCAACCAGGTTCATCACCAAGCCGCATCCCTGATCCTCCATAGGAAGCGTTGTAGATCAGTCGTTTTTTTGTATTCCCTACTCCTGCTTCAATTAGTAGCCAATTAGGCTGCAACTTGTATTAACCTCCAAGTTCCTGGCACCTGGACCGGCATCTCTCTGTAGTTTTCGTTAGATTGCCTAGGCTGAATTGAAGTCCGTGTCGTGAGGATTCAGATAAAGTTCCATCTAGATGCATTTTCTGTTAATATGGACATGTATGATTCTGTTCTGCATATTCATCTTAATGGATAATTTTGAATCAAAACAAAAGGTATTAATTATTGGCCCGGCGTCCATAGAAACAAGCTGTGTACTGTGGAGGTTAACTGAAGAATTGTTCACTCAAAACAATTGGACTCAAAGAAGCAGAGGAGAGATTGCAGAAACTTGAGAGAAAAGTGAGAAGGAATTGACCCAGTGTGGTACAATCAGGACCTTTGGTAGTGTGATCGGATCATGGGGAGATAAATGGATCTGCTCAAGAAGAGAAAGAAAATAGAGAGAAGAGAGGAGGAGACGTGCGTGAGATGGGGCTTTGTAGTTATTTCGTTCCACATTCCCAACGTAGTTTTTATCATTTTTATTAATTTTTTATTAAACTGATTTGGTTTTATGCCTGCTTTATGTATTGCGTTTCTTTTTAAATTGACTCAAATTCTAATATTATCTTACACAAGGGCATATGATGAATTCTAGGGAGGATGCTCCTAGTACACAACATCCTTACTTCATAATCACCTATCTGAATGGTGCACAACATCAATGCTTTGTTAATGCTAAGTCCCTTGATTGATTTTGTGTGCAGGAAGGAAAGGCTCTGCTGTCTTAACAAGGATGGAAAGTATAACAGCATACACAAACCAACATGGATAACCCATATCTGGTAAATTGATTATGTCACTTAAGCTATCTTGCTATAATGCATAAAATCCTTGTATGGGTTAAATTGCTAAGCCTTCAACACTGCTCATTGAAGTGAGGAAGTGGTCGGACATTTACCCTACCATCCATCGACTCGTTGTTGCTGATATCATAGTGCGTACAACCTTTTTCATATGTGTTATCTTATTTTACCATCGATAATACACTGCTTATGTATATTCATTTGTTTTATGCTTTATAGGACAGATGGGACCTGGAAGATACACCAGCAACAGAAGCAACAGTTCTCAAAATTGCGAAAGAGCGATATAGAGGCTGGCGATCAACTCCAAGATTTATGTTGCTTACTTACATTGCTAAAAGTGCAATTCTATTTGCAAGTGCCTACGAAAAGGATTGGCAAAGAAAAAAGTAGTCCAAACTTCCAAAATACTCTTTTACAGAGATCTTGTCCTAGTAAGACTCCAGGTGCTAGCCTAACTGTTATTTCTTCAAATGCGCTCATACAAGCTGCAACAAGGAATATTGAATGTTTAAAGCAATGGTAAGTCACAACCTTGCTTTCTTTTTATGTTCACCTGCATTTTATACACCATTGGCCTTCATAATTAGCTAGTTGCTTCTTCTCTTTCACCATGTGTTGCTGCTGCATCGAGTCACAGCTTAAAAAAATGAATATGTGCTAGCTAGGGACATGAACTTAACTGAAACTATAGATCGTGTCACAACTTAAATCAATAGCGGGAGATTTTAGTGCATCTACTTGTGCTTATGCTTTTGACACAATATTACTCCATTTAGTTTGGCGACTGTTCTTTTTAACAATGGGGCTAGAATAATTGTATGTCATATGTTATGTTGAACTCATTAACTAGAACTACTTTTTTGATTTCTTGATTGCAGGATCCAAAGAACTAGCTTGACTGGACTCTAGATCACGGACAATTTAGTCTTGGCACTTAATTAGGATGGCTAAATTACATTTGAGTTTCATTTGATGGATATTTGCTATGAGAAATATGAATTTTATGAATCTACAGATTATAAGTATGGTTTTAAATATTGTAATTTAATGCCTGTATTTTTTTACGGTTGCAATAGGCTATTACCACAACCCACTTTCGGTTGCCACATGTTAGCACCACGAAAAGTTTAAATTGTCGCAATAGTTTCTCGCTACAAACATTTCACCCGTTGTGATACCTATTTATCACCACCAAAACTAGTACGTTGCAATTTCCTATTACGACGACTAGAATATTTGTTGCCATAAGTTAATTCCACAAGTGTAGCAGTTCGTGGCAAAATGCCTAATGCCACGGAAACAAGGATTGTTGCCATAGTTTATTGCCACAATTGACTATTGCCACGTAAGAGTATGCGCCACGAAGCGAGCGTCGTTGGCATAGGTTGTTGCCACAAATGTCTATCACCACGAGCTATCAGTCGCCATGATTTGTCACATGTTGCATTTAAGCTATCTCCACAAAGCAAATTGTGGCATCAGGTGAGTGCTGCCACGAGAAAACATGTGGCAACTTCCCATATGGTTGTTGTAATAACACACTTTATTGCAACATTTACTTTTTTGTGGCAATAACCTATTACCATGTGTCCAGTCGCAACGGCTGCCAACGAATGTTGTTTCGTGGCAATCGGCATGTATTGTGACAAACGATTTTGTTGCAATAGACCCGGATCCTTGTAGTGAGaatagtagtggagtaggactggaggagtagtatattctaatctaaaatagtttcAAAGTTCAATGctcgagcgtggaacgactacgaaccgccatcggtgctaactccaatccccagcaaactttcgctgggagacatggcagttgcaaacgcccgcgacgtagttacagtacgtgtgtaagggtggcggttttgtcaaatactatggcttaaaaacaggccaccgTCGGATGGAAATCTAACGGTTACGTGGGATCCAGGATTGAGCTCGTGgcgaacaatcgccagatattattactaaaaaaaggttaaaacacccagggctataacttgcaccggctgagcactaacaatgatactaacatagttgtaaaatggtcaaagaccgtgctatgtggtgtttggaattatatgcaaaaaaattagcaagatgcccgtgcattgcacgaaacatcaagatgcatcttttttacaaaacacctattgtgattgacccatgcaggagtaaacccatgtgtaaaaactaatgatatcttgagaattttatcggaaaatggtatgtcgacaatttcatcgaaaaaatgatatctcaagaaagatgatagataaggtgaggaggagtggggcatggtggtgactggtggtcgggctgggcggaggcatggggatggacgcgccggcagcggccaccatgccagatagttccagagacttccttttttaattgctcagcaatgaggttgtgggagataaggatgaacgaggcaaggccttatctgtaaatgtggagagaggtgcgggtatcttttgtaaaattgttaTAGTTTGCTTTCAtctgtcagatatagatcggacagtctatattataagatggcaggcacaccatcatcaccaactcggttttttctctactcctactcctataaaagactcagttggtgatgatggtgtgtctgccatccgccatttctgaccattagatctgcatttTAACGGCTGTGATGTAAGTTTTGGCCTTTTTcaacaattcccacttctctgctccagtttacacaaaaccccttagtatgttgaaaccaaccacattcctcccttacttcatcaaaacaacccaaagaatatatttggagtgaaacataagatatttttagtgatatgtatatcaaagctaaactgttttctttcaaatttgtgaatatgtattattctactttggatccgttgcaacgaacgggctcattgttataaaggtttatctcttgcattGTCCACAATGAACACCTAGTGTACTGGTCCGGGCCGGATGCTCGCAGCGTGATGACCTGAGTTTGAATTCTGTCCTAAACTTTAGCTTTTTTAATATATAcgtctttcgctactgtactggcagtggaacccacacagtacttagaatacaagattaaggatggatttgtttctttttaactttctgtacgaatctgtagccagcctgcaagtcatgtacactgtactgacagtggaacccacagagtacttagaatacaagattaaggatgcaactTTTTATatagggagaatcatacacgcaattaactcgaatggattggacgtgactctattattctccaacggcaatcggcaaatttcctcctgcggaccggagtaggtttctcggtttgcatgcgggtttaacggaggggtttgatggaggccaggaggcgtgttcagccgggcgtgcagcggacggcgcagtactattcaatttgacttctacaactagtatattataaaaaacaaagaagagtagtagagatagagataagagtagagactagggaggagcaccatctactgcttcatgggctactcctgcgctccattcagCGACCGCAatgtcccctacagccactccctcctgcgaaCCATTCGGCGGgtgctgttgaaatttggggagcgcactctcgcgactgcgggcaacgacgacttcttccccgacctcggcaaccccttcctcaacgacatgggtgacaacctcaacgccaacggtgctgctcccgttgcaccgtatgtgtttttGTCCATCGCGTtcaaaatcgtggtagaattcatgtctAGTCTgcgtcctagattcgatctgttcatctactatgctagtccacatgattagtgtaatcctgttatagccgtcatgatttattttgtgcttattcagacaaaatctcgtagtaacttgctcatatattcaacttgCGCACcatcccctacagccactcccgtttcatggacggcctggtcggtgcctccaaggagcccttcgtctactgctatgagtgcccgatgctgttttggggctcgccggcggacctcgtgcatcacctcacgcaggCGTCCGACTATCACTACTGGCCCGCGgtgaagaacatcaagtacgagacgtgctacccgttcaccgtgccggagtcgctggaggatcaccgccgcctgctagtctcggaggaggacggctgcatcttcctcttgatcgtgggcaccggcgaggcccgcgcagggcACCGCCCCATCTCtatagtgtgcgtcaggggcgacgccgctgacactgacactgacacgaggccgatgtatgGGTGCGTGCTCACTGTTACTACACCTCCGAgctacgtgggcggcgacactggctacaggaagctgacttggactctgccgagctaGGACCTtaccgccgatgtggacatggaagatgcATGGTATGATTCCCCCCAAcgtggtgcacggggactccaaggaggttcacctggacatatgcattaccaagttaaatgttgatcattagtcttcgctcaatgtaatctgctgtctaagcatgtggagacttccatgcatgatcttgctctattggagtatcgcgcatgaataaaagtgtatccatttatggtttagtctagaatcttccatgtatgaattctTACTACAGTattggtgaaagacttatgatgaaccatttcttacatctcctcttcCCCCTTcgaagtcatcctgatttaatccctccgtctaagtgtataagggcatggttaatacttaatagtatagccaactgttgactataagaaagtgccatgtcatctgtagccaacatgtataacaatggatactcaaaaactaattcttgaagatcatttcttgcaaagcacaataagtgttatttcttcacaagttttggatgcaggttgaacagttgaacgcttttgtttgcaaaagatactttttttatctatttcacccgaatgtttgtgagctctagagatgaaataatatccgaagaaacctatcgatacccgttacacatgagatgacccccacatcctttgtcaaaataaacaactccccgatcaatgcatttcactcttccgtgcaacgcacgggcaccttactatagattagtacaaccaaaaattgaactaacattatatatagtacgatacatgctgatgcatgtcacctaaaattatatcattgaaaactatgttcaaatacaaatccaacgatattgtttttgttgacatgcactaacattttgtcagttaaatcttcagtcaaattcaatgagggataaaccacgaccgatgtagtactagtgtagagggcggcgctgcacgggagtctcaccccaCTCGTGGCGCGgtagtaaagccgtcatatcacaaaacccaactactcccagtaataagtggcctggtaaaataaacggacaagcaaccatcacatccctccgtctttttttcatttcatctctctgcatttactttctccggttcatctcgcacactcgatccctagctactactgctagtatccctagctactactcctagagCCAGTCcttttggcggcttaaaaaataagccgtctcttccccatcttttcccataagactagtcacagtggagagtagcattaaggcgcctcactcatttatttgggcttctaaactactactagtacctccgtcctggtttatttgtcaccattgtaatttgtgctaaattttgaccaaagatttaactgataaaatgttagtgcacgtgacatgcactaacatttcattagttaaatttatgatcaaaatttgacatagattacaatggggaccaataaaccaggatggaggtagtagttatgggattactaatcctgaagcctaaaagaactggcctcTGGTAcccctactagtagtagtactcaagttggaattccaattgcacggcacaacttgttaggcaaaaaattcaaTACAGTGTGTAGGAAGTGGTTTGAGAATTTGCATCCctttccgaccagtgagatactccgtacaaagtacgacagagaaataaccacagagaaggaagctaaaagtaaacaatcaaacgagcatttttgcatttgttttgcattgaatcgtttcacaagcttgactagtgttgtttttctacttttacaaaaaccgcatcataatgttaaaacatgcatttgcacgtacataagtaatagtagtactccctctgtctaggtgtataagtcttccctccttcttggtcacggtgcacaaccaaagatgacttattcacctggacggagggagtagcacagtctgcaagcatatatacaGAGAGACGtatagtgcgatagtatataacaaagtttgtgctatatgcacgtacttacaaatgcgtacggatacagaaggtttccaaactttcccttttacatacttaattaaggacgctaataattcctaaacgttcgggatttatcatttgcgtcccaaaactgatgagatcgccttacgaaactaaattatactcctactaaaagccacggcggtcgcaggagcgcttgcggcgcgccacgagtgccctggtgcgcggccatTTCCCAGCGcaccgacacaacgcctcttcctcagcctcccaactcgcgaggtgctgattggcggcttgcctgtgggcgagcgcgatctcaccggtgtggtgatccggcgacaacaggtactcctcctcgctggaagcatgcacccggtccacgtatcgccaagcgtagatgaggcgcttgggcccgactgcactcagggctttggcacgggcatccttcgccaccctcacggccctcacacgagccttctgccgaagagccaattgcctgactctctcggacgcgacataggcctgccaggcagcttgcctcgcggcgcgcttctcttcctcggccttcttcttcgCCTCTATTTTGGCACGCTCTTCcagaggcaaagcctcccacaaggcgagatccatttctttccaaagcttctcaaggctggggggctcggcgggtggcgcggcgttctcctcatAGCGGGGAGCCGATGCGTCCTCCGatgcgcgtgctggcgagattgggaacgccgacgcgtccacctagATGCGtcacggcgaggagcggaacgccgacgtgtcctcctcgactagtggcggcgaggaatggaacggcgacgcgtgaccatTCACGTGGTGCAgtgaggggcgcctagggcttgggaggggcgatgccatggtggtcgacgtgagagggaggggaggagatagcgatgaacgtgagcgttcttccgaatgccgtgggaggcgcagtatttatagcgagcaatggcacacctacgtaagatatggactgagctgcactgacttaaccgcaggtccagttgcgtcactgacatgtgggccagacccctgttgggcccagatgtcagtgacccaatgcacctacAGTTAAGTAACTAAAGCAGCGTCCCGtaagatatgttgcgtgattaacgtaacagctacgtgggcatatttgttggagtaaattacgggggagggaaggggtggaaatattgctggtcacaatggattggacgagcgcggggggaggagagtcatgcatgcagatttttttccacacggggtggagtggtgggaccgccggagggagaaggagagtcaagcaggcatattgttttcacacatggagaggaaaagatttggagatgAACGGGCTTCCTACAGGTATGGGGAAcagtgc contains:
- the LOC109776053 gene encoding uncharacterized protein encodes the protein MRCAVGAGGVPIFSPTSQAQCRSAYVGVARHMADRRWSAATRKERLCCLNKDGKYNSIHKPTWITHIWTDGTWKIHQQQKQQFSKLRKSDIEAGDQLQDLCCLLTLLKVQFYLQVPTKRIGKEKSSPNFQNTLLQRSCPSKTPGASLTVISSNALIQAATRNIECLKQWIQRTSLTGL